The following proteins come from a genomic window of Chryseobacterium glaciei:
- a CDS encoding GDP-mannose 4,6-dehydratase, whose translation MIYLVTGGSGFIGSHLIEKLLKEGHSVINIDNFDNFYDYQIKIKNTLESIANFSDFTFSDKETDIKNLISLSKSNNYTLYYQDIRDKNGLEEIFKNHKIDLIIHLAALAGVRPSIERPLEYEEVNVRGTMNLWELCKEFNIKKFVCASSSSVYGNNEKIPFAETDNVDNPISPYAATKKCGEILGHVYHQLYNIDMIQLRFFTVYGPRQRPDLAIHKFTKLISENQEIPFYGDGNTARDYTYVDDIIDGITKSISYLETHSKVYEIINLGESQVINLNEMLSTIEQALGKTAIKKILPMQPGDVQKTNADIGKAKTLIDYKPTTDFQNGIKKFVEWFLRK comes from the coding sequence ATGATATATCTTGTAACAGGAGGAAGCGGATTTATTGGTTCTCATTTGATAGAAAAATTATTGAAAGAAGGACATTCTGTCATAAACATTGACAATTTTGATAATTTCTATGATTATCAGATAAAAATTAAAAATACGTTAGAATCAATCGCTAATTTTTCTGATTTTACCTTTTCTGATAAAGAAACTGATATTAAAAATTTAATTTCCCTTTCAAAATCAAATAATTATACTTTATATTATCAGGATATTCGGGATAAAAACGGCCTTGAAGAAATATTTAAAAATCATAAGATTGATTTGATCATTCATCTGGCCGCACTTGCCGGAGTTCGTCCTTCCATCGAAAGACCTTTAGAATATGAAGAAGTGAATGTTCGCGGAACAATGAATCTTTGGGAACTGTGTAAAGAATTCAATATTAAAAAATTCGTGTGTGCTTCTTCATCAAGCGTTTACGGAAACAATGAAAAAATTCCTTTTGCAGAAACTGATAATGTAGATAATCCTATTTCACCGTATGCTGCAACAAAAAAATGTGGGGAGATTTTAGGTCATGTTTATCATCAATTATATAATATCGACATGATTCAACTAAGGTTCTTCACGGTTTACGGCCCAAGACAACGGCCTGATCTTGCGATACATAAATTCACAAAATTAATCTCTGAAAATCAGGAAATTCCTTTCTACGGCGATGGAAACACCGCAAGAGATTATACCTACGTTGATGATATTATTGATGGAATTACTAAATCTATCAGCTATCTGGAAACCCATTCAAAAGTATATGAGATTATTAATCTTGGAGAAAGTCAGGTAATTAATCTAAACGAAATGCTTTCCACAATTGAACAGGCTCTCGGAAAAACTGCCATCAAAAAAATTCTGCCAATGCAGCCCGGAGATGTCCAAAAAACCAATGCTGATATAGGAAAAGCGAAGACATTAATTGATTATAAACCAACCACAGACTTCCAAAATGGCATAAAAAAATTTGTGGAATGGTTTTTGAGAAAATGA
- a CDS encoding DUF2797 domain-containing protein, producing the protein MQFQGQILKMTSFDAQPIQYYLNLSGDLIHMNELLGKELTIKHTGFQCVNCGKNKPIYRMGFCKSCFFESPYASDTIIRPELSTAHLGVGERDLEVEKQIQLQPHTVYLAYTGDVKVGVTRSSQIPTRWIDQGATFALPIARTENRYEAGMIEVALKDHLPDKTNWRKMLQDDFEGEIDLADFQQKIKEYFPEDFQKFYSEGENVSKFDYPYEKPEKVTSFTLDKKPEFTGKLVGIKGQYLSFEGGDFINVRGHEGYVIELDVKN; encoded by the coding sequence ATGCAGTTTCAAGGGCAAATTTTAAAGATGACGAGTTTCGATGCTCAGCCAATTCAGTATTATCTTAACCTTTCGGGTGATCTTATTCACATGAACGAATTGCTTGGAAAAGAATTGACGATAAAGCATACAGGATTCCAATGTGTGAATTGTGGAAAAAATAAGCCTATTTACAGAATGGGATTTTGCAAAAGCTGCTTTTTTGAAAGTCCTTATGCAAGTGATACAATCATTCGTCCGGAACTTTCCACGGCACATCTTGGCGTTGGCGAACGTGATTTGGAAGTGGAAAAGCAAATTCAGCTTCAGCCTCACACTGTTTATTTGGCTTATACAGGAGATGTAAAGGTGGGGGTTACAAGAAGTTCGCAAATTCCTACAAGATGGATCGATCAGGGAGCCACTTTTGCGCTACCGATTGCCAGAACAGAAAATCGTTATGAAGCTGGAATGATAGAAGTTGCCTTAAAAGATCATCTGCCAGATAAAACAAATTGGAGAAAAATGCTTCAGGATGATTTTGAGGGAGAAATAGATCTTGCTGATTTTCAACAAAAAATAAAAGAATATTTTCCTGAAGATTTCCAAAAATTCTACAGCGAAGGTGAAAATGTATCGAAATTCGATTATCCTTATGAAAAACCTGAAAAAGTAACTTCATTTACTTTAGACAAAAAACCTGAGTTTACAGGGAAGTTAGTTGGAATTAAAGGACAGTATTTAAGCTTTGAAGGGGGAGATTTTATTAATGTAAGAGGACATGAAGGGTATGTTATTGAATTGGATGTAAAAAATTAG
- a CDS encoding DUF3820 family protein, with amino-acid sequence MNPEILKEICVMKMPFGKHKGVILADLPVSYLEWFHSKGMPPGKLGMQLSTIYEIKINGLMDLLTPLRGGTVNYDKLKNKTYKF; translated from the coding sequence ATAAACCCGGAAATATTAAAAGAGATTTGTGTAATGAAGATGCCTTTCGGGAAACATAAAGGGGTAATTCTTGCAGATCTTCCAGTAAGTTATCTTGAATGGTTTCACAGTAAAGGAATGCCACCAGGAAAACTGGGAATGCAGCTTTCAACGATTTACGAAATAAAAATAAATGGCTTGATGGATTTGCTGACGCCACTTCGAGGAGGAACAGTGAATTATGATAAGCTAAAAAATAAGACTTATAAATTTTAG
- a CDS encoding aminotransferase class IV — MSQFIESIKVEDQEIFLLDLHQKRVNQTFAHFGKEGSIDLAKIFKHLEHDEDGMYKLRISYDLDKKIRTQMIPYAIPEIQDFQLVENNSFDYSFKFEDRKELEKMKMKSKAEEIIIVKNNHITDTSFSNLLFQKGKDWFTPTTYLLNGVQRQNLLKQKKIKETEITLQNIKQFSHFQLINAMNDFDDMFIYPIDRIINLPGNEEYLDL; from the coding sequence ATGTCCCAATTCATTGAAAGTATTAAAGTAGAAGATCAGGAAATTTTCTTGTTAGATCTTCACCAAAAGCGTGTTAATCAAACCTTTGCCCATTTCGGGAAAGAAGGCTCAATTGATTTGGCTAAAATTTTTAAACATCTGGAACATGATGAAGACGGAATGTACAAACTAAGAATTTCTTATGATTTGGACAAAAAGATCCGTACTCAAATGATTCCTTATGCAATTCCTGAAATACAAGATTTTCAATTAGTTGAAAATAATAGTTTCGATTATTCTTTCAAATTTGAAGACCGAAAAGAGTTAGAAAAAATGAAAATGAAATCCAAAGCTGAGGAAATTATTATTGTAAAAAATAATCATATCACAGATACTTCATTTTCTAATCTTTTATTTCAAAAAGGTAAAGATTGGTTCACTCCGACAACGTATCTTTTGAATGGCGTTCAAAGACAAAATCTTTTAAAGCAGAAGAAAATTAAGGAAACCGAGATCACTTTACAAAACATAAAGCAATTCTCACATTTTCAATTGATTAATGCGATGAATGATTTTGATGATATGTTCATTTACCCAATAGACCGAATTATCAATCTACCGGGTAATGAAGAATATTTGGATCTTTAA
- a CDS encoding bacteriocin-like protein, with protein MKNLKKLSKGQLKSIAGAGGIKLPEPEFCMYYCNGVVICATCSDKFTCPDDSI; from the coding sequence ATGAAAAATTTAAAAAAACTAAGTAAAGGCCAATTAAAAAGTATTGCTGGAGCAGGAGGAATTAAACTTCCGGAACCCGAATTTTGTATGTATTACTGCAATGGAGTTGTAATTTGTGCAACTTGCAGCGATAAATTTACATGTCCGGATGATTCAATCTAA
- a CDS encoding beta-carotene 15,15'-monooxygenase, which yields MSEFNEFDQQGSVPSRETGSIISHAFEMYKGVFLYAIVAMIIYIIGGAIIQALTGFNSASIMEEMRDSGDYSNFSYWNAPGFPMYITFSSLFGVLLAPLYVGLIYIVNKFNTKSSIEFSDLFIGYRQNFVNILIYSLISGIISSIALFLCVIPFFLVYPLLLLGYPILLFENASATEALGKSFNIAKENYGIFLGTTLLGLLISVAGIVLCGIGVIVTAPFIMVVMYSAYCAFLGKPRQLLDKK from the coding sequence ATGTCAGAATTTAATGAATTTGATCAGCAGGGATCTGTTCCAAGCAGAGAAACAGGATCAATTATTTCTCACGCTTTCGAAATGTATAAAGGCGTTTTTCTTTATGCGATAGTGGCAATGATCATTTATATTATCGGAGGAGCTATCATTCAAGCGTTAACCGGATTTAATTCTGCTTCTATAATGGAAGAGATGAGAGATTCGGGAGATTATTCAAATTTTAGTTACTGGAACGCGCCAGGATTTCCAATGTACATCACATTCTCAAGTCTTTTTGGAGTTTTATTGGCTCCTTTGTACGTAGGATTGATCTATATTGTGAATAAATTTAACACAAAAAGTAGTATTGAGTTTTCAGACCTTTTCATTGGCTATCGCCAGAATTTTGTTAATATTTTGATCTACAGTCTTATTTCTGGTATAATATCTAGCATTGCTTTATTTCTTTGTGTTATTCCTTTCTTTTTAGTTTATCCTTTATTGCTATTGGGATATCCTATTTTGCTTTTTGAAAACGCATCTGCTACGGAAGCTTTAGGTAAATCTTTCAATATTGCGAAAGAGAATTATGGAATATTTTTAGGAACAACGCTTCTAGGTCTTTTAATATCTGTTGCAGGGATTGTTCTTTGTGGAATTGGAGTTATCGTAACAGCGCCATTCATTATGGTCGTAATGTATTCAGCATATTGTGCTTTTCTAGGAAAACCTAGACAACTTTTAGATAAAAAATAA
- a CDS encoding aminodeoxychorismate synthase component I, translated as MFSVNHQKFMEMDELSLQKVPYFFVIDFLLDNVEIYKENEIEKSGLLVDFQLFSTSKPTHELDKKIEWKSYPETLESFKSGFDKVQKNIRLGNSYLVNYTRKTKIETNLTLEEIFYHSNAKYKVFYKDFFVFFSPETFVKIIDGKILTYPMKGTIDAALENAAEILKNDKKEKAEHYTVVDLLRNDLSMVADDVKVDKFQHIDFIKTQQKDLYAMSSEISGNLKPEFDGKVGSIMKKLLPAGSILGAPKPKTLEITLEAEGYDRGYYTGVCGWFDGENLDSCIMIRFIEKENGTLYFKSGGGITHMSKLEDEYQEMKNKIYVPIH; from the coding sequence ATGTTTTCAGTGAATCATCAAAAATTTATGGAAATGGACGAACTTTCTCTCCAGAAGGTTCCCTATTTTTTTGTTATCGACTTCCTTTTGGATAATGTTGAAATTTATAAAGAAAATGAGATTGAAAAATCAGGTTTATTAGTTGATTTTCAATTGTTTTCAACCTCAAAACCAACACACGAATTAGATAAAAAAATTGAATGGAAATCTTATCCTGAAACTTTAGAAAGTTTTAAATCAGGATTTGATAAAGTTCAGAAAAATATTCGTTTAGGAAATTCTTATCTGGTAAATTATACTAGAAAAACCAAAATTGAGACGAATTTAACACTCGAAGAAATTTTCTATCATTCAAATGCAAAATACAAGGTTTTTTATAAAGATTTTTTTGTATTTTTTTCTCCTGAAACTTTTGTGAAGATCATTGACGGAAAAATTCTCACTTATCCCATGAAAGGTACTATTGATGCGGCTTTAGAAAACGCAGCAGAAATCCTTAAGAACGATAAAAAAGAAAAAGCCGAGCATTACACCGTTGTAGATTTGCTTCGAAATGACCTTAGCATGGTTGCAGACGATGTAAAAGTTGATAAATTTCAGCACATTGATTTCATCAAAACTCAGCAAAAAGATTTGTATGCCATGAGTTCAGAGATTTCAGGGAATTTAAAGCCTGAATTTGATGGAAAAGTAGGAAGTATTATGAAAAAACTGCTTCCAGCAGGATCTATTTTAGGAGCTCCAAAGCCAAAAACCTTGGAAATAACCCTCGAAGCAGAAGGATATGACAGAGGTTATTACACTGGAGTCTGCGGTTGGTTTGATGGTGAAAATCTCGACAGCTGCATAATGATCCGTTTTATTGAAAAAGAAAATGGTACATTGTATTTCAAGAGCGGTGGCGGAATAACGCACATGAGTAAATTAGAAGACGAGTATCAGGAAATGAAAAATAAAATCTATGTCCCAATTCATTGA
- a CDS encoding DUF2795 domain-containing protein, translating to MYWTLELASYLSDAPWPMTKAELIDYAIRTGAPMEVTENLQAIEDEGEMYEAIDEIWPDYPTDEDYLWNEDEY from the coding sequence ATGTACTGGACATTAGAATTAGCCTCATATCTAAGTGACGCACCTTGGCCAATGACAAAGGCTGAACTTATTGATTATGCAATCAGAACTGGTGCACCCATGGAAGTAACGGAAAACCTTCAGGCTATTGAAGACGAAGGGGAAATGTACGAAGCCATCGACGAGATCTGGCCAGACTATCCTACGGACGAAGATTATCTTTGGAACGAAGACGAATATTAA
- a CDS encoding AI-2E family transporter: MNKDKQISSVVIKQVSLLAIILVLAGLICFNLALFIPSVLGAITLYVLCRRYNFYLQEEKKWKPWLSSLILMLASLIILILPIYFIGDLLIEKLGNAQAYMTKFNVFLEKIHTYIFSKTGFDILSKENMAKLKSSAGQVSTKAVSGTFNTLTVIMSMYFILYFMLSAPRFFERILAASAPLKRANVSLIGEKMRKLIMANAIGIPVVALGQGLVALIGYFIFGAPSPILLFALTAVGSMIPIVGAAIVYIPICIFMIAEGDTGHGLGLAAYCLVIVGLTDNLLRFTLLKKLEDIHPLNTVFGIIMGMNLFGFMGLIFGPILISLTLLLIQVYRNEFSDEDTPPELQLSDKDDELENKVDLIV, translated from the coding sequence TTGAATAAAGATAAACAAATAAGCAGTGTGGTCATAAAGCAGGTTTCGTTACTTGCTATCATATTGGTGTTGGCGGGATTGATCTGTTTTAACCTTGCTCTTTTTATACCTTCGGTTTTGGGGGCAATTACCCTATATGTTCTTTGCAGAAGATATAATTTCTATCTGCAGGAAGAAAAAAAATGGAAACCTTGGCTCTCATCATTAATACTGATGCTTGCGAGTTTGATTATCCTTATTTTGCCAATCTATTTTATTGGTGATCTTTTAATTGAAAAATTAGGAAATGCACAGGCTTATATGACTAAGTTTAATGTGTTTCTGGAAAAAATTCATACTTATATTTTTTCAAAAACAGGTTTCGATATTCTCAGTAAAGAAAATATGGCTAAGCTGAAAAGCTCCGCCGGTCAAGTGTCGACGAAAGCTGTTAGCGGAACGTTTAATACACTTACCGTTATCATGTCCATGTATTTTATTCTTTATTTTATGTTGAGCGCACCTCGTTTTTTCGAACGTATTCTTGCTGCTTCAGCACCTTTGAAAAGAGCTAATGTGTCTTTGATAGGCGAAAAGATGAGAAAGCTCATCATGGCAAACGCAATTGGAATTCCTGTTGTAGCTCTCGGACAAGGTTTGGTTGCTTTGATAGGTTATTTTATTTTTGGGGCTCCAAGTCCGATTTTGCTTTTTGCATTGACGGCAGTTGGTTCTATGATTCCGATTGTTGGAGCGGCGATTGTCTATATTCCGATCTGTATTTTTATGATTGCAGAAGGAGATACGGGGCACGGTCTTGGTTTGGCAGCATATTGCTTGGTAATAGTAGGTTTAACGGATAACTTATTACGTTTTACTCTTCTTAAAAAATTAGAGGATATTCACCCGCTAAATACCGTTTTCGGAATTATCATGGGAATGAATCTGTTTGGATTTATGGGATTGATCTTCGGTCCGATTCTAATTTCTCTTACGCTTCTTTTGATTCAGGTATATAGAAATGAGTTTTCTGATGAAGATACTCCTCCGGAACTACAATTGTCCGATAAAGATGATGAGCTGGAAAATAAAGTTGATCTAATAGTTTAA
- a CDS encoding isopenicillin N synthase family dioxygenase produces MDKIPSVDLRDFLSGDPERKQKFVNEIGKAYEEIGFVALKGHFLNDQLVEDLYGEVKNFFELPTETKQQYEIPGIGGQRGYVGFGKETAKGFKKGDLKEFWHFGQYVSDDSKYKKEYPDNVIVDELPKFNEVGKETYQMLEKTGKSVLQALALYLDLDEFYFDDKIAEGNSILRPIHYPPITQEPDDAVRAAAHGDINLITLLMGSQGKGLQVQNHNGDWIDAIAEPDELVINVGDMLSRHTNNKLKSTIHRVVNPPRELWGTSRYSIPFFMHPVSGMSLNALENCVDEDHPKLYEDTTAGDFLHERLIELGLIKK; encoded by the coding sequence ATGGATAAAATACCTAGTGTAGACCTGCGTGATTTCCTTTCGGGTGACCCGGAACGCAAACAGAAATTTGTAAATGAAATCGGAAAAGCTTACGAAGAAATTGGTTTTGTTGCCTTAAAAGGGCACTTTCTTAATGACCAATTAGTAGAAGATCTGTACGGCGAAGTGAAAAACTTTTTTGAACTTCCCACAGAAACAAAACAACAGTATGAAATTCCAGGAATCGGTGGCCAGAGAGGCTATGTCGGATTCGGTAAAGAAACTGCAAAAGGTTTCAAAAAAGGAGACTTGAAAGAATTTTGGCATTTCGGACAATATGTGTCTGATGATTCAAAATACAAGAAAGAATATCCTGATAATGTGATCGTTGACGAACTTCCAAAATTCAATGAAGTTGGTAAAGAAACCTACCAAATGCTTGAAAAAACAGGAAAATCTGTTTTGCAGGCGCTGGCATTGTATCTTGATCTTGATGAGTTTTATTTTGACGACAAAATCGCAGAAGGAAACTCTATTTTGAGACCAATTCACTATCCGCCAATCACTCAGGAACCTGATGATGCGGTAAGAGCAGCTGCTCATGGAGACATCAACCTGATTACTCTTTTGATGGGATCTCAAGGAAAAGGACTTCAAGTTCAAAACCACAACGGTGATTGGATCGACGCGATTGCAGAACCGGACGAATTGGTAATCAACGTTGGAGATATGTTGTCGAGACACACCAACAATAAGTTGAAATCTACGATTCACAGAGTGGTAAACCCGCCAAGAGAATTGTGGGGAACTTCAAGATATTCAATTCCTTTCTTTATGCATCCCGTAAGCGGAATGTCATTAAATGCTCTTGAAAACTGTGTTGACGAAGACCATCCAAAGTTATATGAAGATACAACAGCAGGAGACTTTTTACATGAAAGATTAATTGAATTAGGTTTAATAAAAAAATAA
- the menD gene encoding 2-succinyl-5-enolpyruvyl-6-hydroxy-3-cyclohexene-1-carboxylic-acid synthase, which yields MKKYSSKRSIQILAHLLQQYGILDIVISPGSRNAPLAIHFSEVDGFNCFSIVDERSAAFVGIGMAKSEKRPVAITCTSGSAVANYYPAVTEAFYQNVPLLILSADRPTDYVDIFDGQTIRQNNIFHQHSYGDFELLEDSKENAEEINFDIIKKAIELCFEKQGPVHINIPLEEPLYELVSELPTFPTVEKTIKHKEYEIPSNLVADWNTSQRILLLVGTRDYSPELENQLSQLVKNHSVVVLSEVNSNLHHEKFFKHIDRYIYNFTEEDYKTYAPDLLITIGQNVVSKKVKQFLRSARPKQHWHLDEVWQPDTYFSLTEKIEMKPELFFSKLLKFISLEPKPYFNLWDVLRDKKDAKHLKFLNMVEFSDFYFFNKASQTVPENYNIHVSNSSAIRYAQLFDFGKRKIYCNRGTSGIDGSTSTAMGFAIKNANPTLLITGDLSFFYDINGLWNQYIPPFVRIMIFNNGEGNIFKIIPGPGNANPNTLDEFIATKHKKNAEHLAKHFGFSYTRVEDEPTLDRVLDNFFKPEAQPKILEVNTHGKNSADVLKAYFNFMKEN from the coding sequence ATGAAAAAATATTCTTCTAAGAGAAGTATCCAAATACTTGCGCATCTTCTTCAGCAGTACGGAATTTTAGATATTGTTATTTCACCGGGGTCCAGAAATGCTCCGTTAGCGATTCATTTTTCGGAAGTGGATGGCTTCAATTGTTTCAGTATTGTGGATGAAAGAAGTGCGGCTTTTGTAGGAATCGGAATGGCGAAAAGCGAGAAGAGACCTGTTGCAATTACCTGTACAAGTGGTTCTGCGGTAGCTAATTATTACCCTGCAGTTACAGAAGCATTTTATCAGAATGTTCCTCTTTTAATTTTAAGTGCGGATAGACCAACAGATTATGTAGATATTTTTGATGGACAGACAATCAGACAGAATAATATTTTTCATCAGCATTCTTATGGCGATTTCGAACTTTTAGAAGACAGTAAGGAAAACGCGGAAGAAATTAATTTTGACATTATTAAAAAAGCGATCGAGCTTTGTTTTGAAAAACAAGGCCCAGTTCATATTAATATTCCTTTGGAAGAACCTTTGTATGAATTGGTTTCTGAGCTTCCGACTTTTCCTACGGTTGAGAAAACAATTAAGCATAAAGAATACGAAATTCCTTCCAACTTAGTTGCAGACTGGAATACTTCACAAAGGATTCTTCTTTTGGTTGGAACAAGAGATTATAGCCCAGAATTGGAAAATCAACTTTCTCAATTGGTTAAAAATCATTCTGTTGTGGTTTTAAGTGAGGTGAATTCTAATTTGCATCACGAGAAATTCTTCAAACATATTGATCGATATATTTACAACTTCACGGAAGAAGATTATAAAACATATGCTCCGGATCTGTTAATAACGATCGGGCAGAATGTTGTTTCTAAAAAAGTAAAACAGTTTTTAAGAAGTGCCCGACCAAAACAGCATTGGCATTTGGATGAAGTTTGGCAGCCGGATACTTATTTTTCTTTAACGGAGAAAATAGAAATGAAACCTGAATTGTTCTTTTCTAAATTATTGAAATTCATTAGTCTAGAACCAAAACCATATTTTAATCTTTGGGATGTTTTAAGAGATAAAAAGGATGCAAAACACCTTAAATTTCTAAATATGGTGGAATTCTCTGATTTTTATTTCTTTAATAAAGCTTCCCAGACTGTTCCTGAAAACTATAATATTCATGTCAGCAACAGTTCGGCGATCAGATATGCTCAGCTTTTTGACTTTGGAAAGAGAAAAATCTATTGCAACAGAGGAACAAGCGGAATCGACGGTTCTACATCTACAGCAATGGGGTTTGCCATTAAAAATGCTAATCCAACCTTATTGATTACGGGAGATTTGAGTTTCTTTTATGATATCAACGGGCTTTGGAATCAATATATTCCGCCTTTTGTAAGAATTATGATCTTCAATAATGGTGAAGGAAATATCTTTAAAATTATTCCGGGACCTGGAAATGCCAACCCGAATACTTTAGACGAATTTATCGCTACAAAACACAAGAAAAACGCTGAACATCTTGCCAAGCATTTCGGGTTTTCTTACACAAGAGTGGAAGATGAGCCGACGCTTGACCGTGTTTTAGATAATTTCTTCAAGCCGGAGGCACAGCCTAAAATACTGGAAGTGAATACTCACGGTAAAAATAGTGCTGATGTTTTAAAGGCTTATTTCAATTTCATGAAAGAGAATTAA
- a CDS encoding PA0069 family radical SAM protein, whose product MQNENIIKGQGAQRNVVNRFDRYTYEPDDEDFESVKTTFTEIFPKTIVNQVKSEDLPMEYSMNPYQGCEHGCSYCFARPTHEYWGYSAGIDFERKIMVKKNAPELLEKFFQKRGYQPAPILLSGNTDCYQPAERQFEITRKLLQVCLDYRHPVNVLTKNAMVLRDLDILKPLAEQNLVSVSLSIPTINEDLRRKMEPRTSSSKNKLKAIEVLSENKIPVHVMVAPIIPGLNSDEPLNILKSISEAGAQSFGYTLVRLNDTVEPVFIKWIETQFPDRAQKVLNLIRSMRGGKLGEKRYFDRQRGDGNIAEMIHNTFKIGRKKFFDGKEFPKLTTANFTGAKDQQLRLFD is encoded by the coding sequence ATGCAGAACGAAAATATCATAAAAGGTCAAGGCGCTCAGCGAAATGTTGTCAATCGTTTCGACCGATATACCTATGAGCCTGATGATGAAGATTTTGAATCTGTAAAAACAACTTTCACGGAAATTTTCCCGAAAACGATTGTAAATCAGGTGAAAAGCGAAGATTTACCGATGGAATATTCGATGAATCCTTATCAAGGCTGTGAACACGGATGTTCCTATTGTTTCGCCAGACCTACTCATGAATATTGGGGATACAGTGCCGGAATTGATTTTGAAAGAAAGATCATGGTCAAAAAAAATGCCCCAGAATTATTAGAGAAATTTTTCCAAAAAAGAGGGTATCAACCAGCACCAATTTTGCTTTCAGGAAATACGGATTGCTATCAGCCCGCCGAACGACAATTTGAGATCACGAGAAAGCTACTGCAAGTTTGTCTTGATTACAGACATCCTGTCAATGTTCTGACAAAAAACGCAATGGTTTTGAGAGATTTAGATATTTTAAAACCGCTTGCTGAACAAAATTTGGTTTCTGTTTCTTTAAGTATTCCGACAATTAATGAAGATCTTAGAAGAAAAATGGAGCCGAGAACTAGTTCTTCCAAGAATAAATTGAAAGCAATAGAAGTTCTATCTGAAAATAAAATTCCTGTGCATGTGATGGTTGCGCCCATAATTCCTGGATTGAATAGTGATGAACCTTTGAATATTTTAAAATCAATTTCAGAAGCTGGTGCTCAAAGTTTTGGATATACTTTGGTGAGATTAAATGATACGGTTGAACCTGTTTTTATTAAATGGATTGAAACTCAGTTTCCTGATAGAGCACAGAAAGTTTTAAATCTAATTCGTTCCATGCGAGGCGGGAAATTAGGTGAAAAAAGATATTTTGACCGACAAAGAGGCGATGGAAATATTGCTGAAATGATTCATAATACCTTTAAAATAGGAAGAAAGAAGTTCTTTGATGGCAAAGAATTTCCAAAATTGACAACCGCGAATTTCACAGGAGCGAAAGATCAGCAATTAAGATTGTTTGATTGA